One part of the Bacillus oleivorans genome encodes these proteins:
- a CDS encoding HNH endonuclease yields MDVGTRAVPKPRHKRRVPKRGNLTKITQKVRKEVLRRSGGKCERCGKSQAYSFEMAHLKQASQGGSGSEPWNVALLCGPSVNSDTCHHFADYTAEGREWRKTKRAELERLYKGELEKWGKTSRHSQG; encoded by the coding sequence ATGGATGTAGGAACTAGAGCCGTTCCAAAGCCCCGACATAAACGCAGAGTACCCAAGAGAGGAAACCTCACCAAGATAACGCAAAAGGTGAGGAAAGAAGTATTAAGGCGATCTGGTGGTAAATGTGAACGTTGTGGAAAGAGTCAGGCTTACTCTTTTGAGATGGCACACCTTAAACAAGCAAGTCAAGGTGGAAGTGGTTCAGAACCTTGGAATGTAGCCTTATTATGTGGACCTAGTGTTAATTCAGATACCTGTCATCACTTTGCCGACTACACAGCTGAGGGGCGAGAGTGGAGAAAGACAAAGAGAGCGGAGTTAGAACGGTTATATAAAGGGGAGTTGGAGAAATGGGGTAAGACGAGTCGTCACTCACAAGGGTAA